A genomic stretch from Terriglobus sp. RCC_193 includes:
- a CDS encoding DUF6249 domain-containing protein: protein MNAFDSPFVVPVAGCVMILGLGVAGIYSEIRNKELRSQERVAMLQRGVPLADIERMMVQNVENEKRVRDPLRSLAIARRTAMVLLSAGVGLVAFGVMLDLILQVRETLVVCGVGVINLCIGLGFLIDYNMQKRELSRFGMEVDSEASL, encoded by the coding sequence ATGAATGCTTTTGATAGTCCCTTTGTAGTCCCAGTCGCCGGTTGTGTGATGATTTTGGGTCTTGGTGTCGCCGGTATCTATTCAGAGATTCGCAATAAGGAGTTGCGTTCGCAGGAGCGTGTGGCCATGTTGCAGCGCGGTGTGCCGCTTGCGGACATTGAGCGCATGATGGTGCAAAACGTTGAGAACGAGAAGAGGGTCCGCGATCCATTGCGCAGTCTTGCCATCGCTCGTCGCACTGCGATGGTGCTGCTCTCGGCGGGCGTTGGTCTTGTGGCGTTTGGTGTGATGCTGGATCTGATTCTTCAGGTTCGCGAAACGCTTGTGGTCTGCGGCGTTGGCGTCATCAATCTGTGCATTGGCTTAGGCTTCCTCATCGACTACAACATGCAGAAGCGCGAACTTTCGCGCTTCGGCATGGAAGTGGATTCAGAAGCCTCACTATAA